A stretch of Helicobacter pylori DNA encodes these proteins:
- a CDS encoding aspartate kinase — translation MLIVQKYGGTSMGSIERIHNVAQRVLESVKLGHQVVVVVSAMSGETDRLLEFGKNFSHNPNKREMDRIVSAGEWISSAALSMALERYGHRAISLSGKEAGILTSSHFQNAVIQSIDTKRIAELLEKNYIVVIAGFQGADIQGETTTLGRGGSDLSAVALAGALKAHLCEIYTDVDGVYTTDPRIEEKAQKITQISYDEMLELASMGAKVLLNRSVELAKKLSVKLVTRNSFNHSEGTLIVAEKEFKGERMETPIVSGIALDKNQARVSMEGVEDRPGIAAEIFGALAEYRINVDMIVQTIGRDGKTDLDFTIVKTQIEETKQALKPFLAQMDSIDYDENIAKVSIVGVGMKSHSGVASIAFKALAKDNINIMMISTSEIKISVLIDIKYAELAVRTLHAVYQLDQ, via the coding sequence GTGTTAATCGTTCAAAAATACGGCGGCACGAGCATGGGCAGCATAGAAAGGATCCACAATGTCGCTCAAAGGGTTTTAGAAAGCGTTAAATTAGGGCATCAAGTCGTGGTGGTGGTTTCAGCGATGAGCGGCGAAACCGATCGGCTTTTAGAATTTGGCAAGAATTTTAGCCATAACCCTAACAAGCGAGAAATGGACAGGATTGTGAGTGCTGGGGAATGGATTTCAAGCGCGGCTTTGAGCATGGCGTTAGAAAGATACGGGCATAGGGCCATTTCCTTGAGCGGGAAAGAAGCGGGCATTTTAACCAGCTCGCACTTTCAAAACGCCGTGATCCAATCCATTGACACTAAACGCATCGCAGAGCTTTTAGAAAAAAACTACATTGTAGTGATCGCTGGGTTTCAAGGCGCTGATATTCAAGGCGAAACAACGACTTTAGGGCGTGGGGGGAGCGATTTGAGCGCGGTCGCTTTGGCCGGGGCTTTAAAAGCGCATTTGTGCGAAATTTATACGGATGTGGATGGCGTTTATACCACTGATCCGCGCATTGAAGAAAAGGCTCAAAAAATCACGCAAATCAGCTATGATGAAATGCTTGAACTGGCTTCTATGGGGGCTAAAGTTTTATTAAACCGCTCGGTAGAATTAGCTAAAAAACTCAGCGTGAAATTAGTGACTCGCAATTCGTTTAACCATAGCGAAGGCACGCTCATTGTGGCTGAAAAAGAGTTTAAAGGAGAACGCATGGAAACCCCTATAGTGAGTGGGATCGCATTGGATAAGAATCAGGCTCGTGTGAGCATGGAGGGCGTAGAAGATCGGCCAGGCATTGCCGCTGAAATCTTTGGCGCTTTAGCGGAATATCGCATTAATGTGGATATGATCGTCCAAACGATCGGCAGAGACGGCAAAACCGATTTGGATTTTACGATCGTTAAAACCCAAATAGAAGAAACCAAGCAAGCCTTAAAGCCTTTTTTAGCGCAAATGGATTCCATTGATTATGATGAAAATATCGCTAAAGTTTCCATAGTGGGCGTGGGCATGAAGTCGCATTCTGGGGTAGCGAGCATCGCTTTTAAAGCCCTAGCCAAAGACAATATCAATATCATGATGATTTCTACAAGCGAGATTAAAATTTCGGTTTTGATTGACATTAAATACGCTGAATTAGCGGTTAGAACTTTGCATGCGGTGTATCAATTAGATCAATGA
- a CDS encoding RNA pyrophosphohydrolase produces MLHKKYRPNVAAIIMSPDYPNTCEVFIAERIDIEGAWQFPQGGIDEGETPLEALYRELLEEIGTNEIEILAQYPRWIAYDFPSNMEHKFYAFDGQKQRYFLVRLKHANNIDLNKHTPEFRAYQFIHLKDLLKKIVPFKRQVYRQVIAYFKREGYL; encoded by the coding sequence ATGCTACATAAAAAATATCGTCCTAACGTTGCGGCCATTATCATGTCGCCAGACTACCCTAATACATGTGAAGTTTTTATCGCTGAGCGCATAGACATTGAAGGGGCGTGGCAGTTCCCCCAAGGGGGCATTGATGAGGGAGAAACCCCTTTAGAAGCGCTTTATAGAGAATTATTAGAAGAAATTGGCACGAATGAAATAGAGATTTTGGCGCAATACCCCAGATGGATCGCCTATGATTTCCCAAGCAATATGGAGCATAAATTCTATGCGTTTGACGGGCAAAAACAACGCTATTTTTTAGTGCGCCTAAAGCATGCTAACAACATTGATTTGAACAAACACACGCCAGAATTTAGGGCTTATCAATTCATCCATCTTAAGGATTTGCTTAAAAAAATCGTTCCCTTCAAACGCCAAGTGTACCGCCAAGTCATCGCTTATTTCAAAAGAGAGGGGTATTTATAG
- a CDS encoding c-type cytochrome, with protein MKKVIMALGVLAFANTLMATDVKALVKGCAACHGVKFEKKALGKSKIVNMMSEAEIEKDLMDFKSGANKNPVMSAQAKKLSDEDIKALAKYIPTLK; from the coding sequence ATGAAAAAGGTTATTATGGCTTTAGGCGTTTTGGCGTTCGCAAACACCTTAATGGCAACCGATGTTAAAGCTCTTGTAAAAGGTTGTGCCGCTTGCCATGGGGTTAAGTTTGAAAAGAAAGCTTTAGGCAAAAGCAAAATCGTTAACATGATGAGTGAAGCAGAAATTGAAAAAGATCTTATGGATTTTAAAAGCGGTGCTAACAAGAATCCTGTCATGAGCGCGCAAGCTAAAAAATTAAGCGATGAAGACATCAAAGCTTTAGCCAAATACATCCCCACTCTCAAATAA
- the hemW gene encoding radical SAM family heme chaperone HemW → MILYIHIPFCENKCGYCAFNSYENKHGLKEEYTQALCLDLRHALSQTDEPIESIFIGGGTPNTLSVKAFERVFESIHQHASLSLDCEITTEANPELISKAWCQGLKDLGINRLSLGVQSFREDKLLFLERQHSKNIAPVIETILKSGIENISIDLIYNTPLDNENSLKEELKLAKELPINHLSAYALSVEKNTNLEKNAKKPSSVDFDNVVREVLEGFSFKQYEVSNYARNYQVKHNLAYWGAKDYLGCGAGAVGCVANERFFAKKLIENYIKDPLKRQVETLNKQDKRLEKLFLGLRCVLGVELSFLDKNKVKFLIEENKAFIKNNRLVASDFFMADEMALWLL, encoded by the coding sequence ATGATTTTATACATTCATATCCCCTTTTGTGAAAATAAATGCGGTTATTGCGCTTTCAATTCTTATGAAAACAAGCATGGGTTAAAAGAAGAATACACTCAAGCGCTATGCCTGGATTTAAGGCATGCCTTAAGCCAAACTGACGAACCAATTGAAAGTATTTTTATTGGCGGCGGCACGCCTAACACTTTGAGCGTGAAGGCTTTTGAAAGGGTTTTTGAAAGCATTCATCAACATGCAAGCTTGAGTTTGGATTGTGAGATCACCACTGAAGCTAACCCTGAACTCATTTCTAAAGCTTGGTGTCAAGGCTTAAAAGATTTAGGGATCAACCGCTTGAGTTTAGGGGTGCAAAGTTTTAGGGAGGATAAATTGTTGTTTTTAGAGCGCCAGCATTCCAAAAATATCGCCCCCGTGATAGAAACTATTTTAAAAAGCGGGATTGAAAATATCAGTATTGATTTGATTTATAACACCCCATTAGACAATGAAAACTCTTTAAAAGAAGAACTAAAACTCGCCAAAGAACTCCCTATCAACCACTTGAGCGCTTATGCTTTGAGCGTTGAAAAAAACACGAATTTAGAAAAAAACGCCAAAAAACCCTCAAGCGTGGATTTTGACAATGTGGTGAGAGAGGTTTTAGAGGGCTTTTCTTTCAAGCAATACGAAGTGTCTAATTACGCTAGAAATTATCAAGTCAAACACAACTTGGCTTACTGGGGGGCTAAAGATTATTTAGGGTGTGGGGCTGGGGCTGTGGGCTGCGTGGCGAATGAGCGCTTTTTTGCGAAAAAACTCATAGAAAACTACATTAAAGACCCCCTAAAACGCCAAGTTGAGACGCTTAATAAACAAGACAAGCGCTTAGAAAAATTGTTTTTGGGCTTGAGGTGCGTGCTGGGGGTTGAGCTTAGTTTCTTAGATAAAAATAAAGTAAAGTTTTTGATTGAAGAAAATAAGGCTTTCATTAAAAATAACCGATTGGTAGCGAGCGATTTTTTCATGGCCGATGAAATGGCTTTGTGGCTGTTGTGA
- the crcB gene encoding fluoride efflux transporter CrcB — translation MNFVFLWAALGGAIGSSLRYFVGKVVPSKFLMFESFPLGTFSVNLIGCFVIGFMGHLAAKKVFGDDFGIFFVTGVLGGFTTFSSYGLDTLKLLQKSQYLEAISYVLGTNLLGLIGVAIGWFLAKNFVGVN, via the coding sequence ATGAATTTTGTCTTTTTATGGGCCGCTTTAGGGGGGGCTATAGGGAGTTCGCTAAGGTATTTTGTGGGCAAAGTGGTGCCTAGTAAATTTTTAATGTTTGAAAGTTTCCCTTTAGGGACTTTTAGCGTGAATCTCATAGGGTGTTTTGTCATCGGCTTTATGGGGCATTTGGCCGCCAAAAAAGTTTTTGGCGATGATTTTGGGATTTTCTTTGTTACTGGGGTTTTAGGGGGTTTTACGACCTTTTCTTCTTATGGGCTAGACACTTTAAAACTCTTGCAAAAATCCCAATACCTTGAAGCCATTTCTTATGTCTTAGGCACTAACCTTTTAGGGCTTATTGGGGTGGCTATCGGGTGGTTTTTGGCTAAAAATTTTGTAGGCGTTAATTAA
- a CDS encoding uroporphyrinogen-III synthase has translation MREIVWVHSQRIAPYKTLILNELCYYPLELDLTPFNALIFTSKNAVFSLLETLKDSPKLKMLQNIPAYALSEPTAKTLQDHHFKTAFIGEKAHGKEFAKEILPLLEKKSVLYLRAKEIASSLDTILLEHGINFQQAVVYENKLKHLTLNEQNALKPKEKSVLIFTAISHAKAFLHYFEFLENYTAISIGNTTALYLQEQGIPSYIAQKPSLEACLELALSLRIKEC, from the coding sequence ATGAGGGAGATTGTATGGGTGCATTCTCAAAGAATCGCCCCTTATAAGACTCTCATCTTAAATGAATTGTGCTACTATCCTTTAGAATTAGATTTAACCCCTTTTAACGCCCTGATTTTCACTTCTAAAAATGCGGTGTTTTCCTTGCTAGAAACCCTAAAAGACAGCCCCAAACTCAAAATGTTACAAAACATTCCTGCCTACGCTTTGAGCGAACCCACCGCCAAAACTCTACAAGATCACCATTTTAAAACCGCCTTTATAGGGGAAAAAGCCCATGGCAAGGAGTTCGCCAAAGAAATCCTTCCTTTATTGGAAAAAAAAAGCGTTTTGTATCTTAGGGCAAAAGAAATTGCCTCTTCTTTAGACACCATTCTTTTAGAGCATGGCATCAATTTCCAACAAGCCGTTGTTTATGAAAACAAGCTCAAACATTTGACTTTAAACGAACAAAACGCCTTAAAACCCAAAGAAAAGAGCGTTCTTATTTTTACCGCTATAAGCCACGCAAAAGCCTTTTTACACTATTTTGAATTTTTAGAAAATTACACCGCTATAAGCATTGGCAACACGACCGCTCTTTATTTACAAGAACAAGGCATTCCAAGCTATATTGCCCAAAAGCCCTCCTTAGAAGCGTGCTTAGAACTGGCTTTAAGTTTGAGGATTAAGGAATGTTAA
- a CDS encoding rhodanese-like domain-containing protein, translating to MLEDYAISLEEVNFNDFIVVDVRELDEYEELHLPNATLISVNDQEKLADFLSKHKDQKVLLHCRAGRRALDAAKSMHELGYTPYYLEGNVYDFEKYGFRMVYDDTSLSGKKN from the coding sequence ATGCTTGAAGATTATGCGATCAGTTTAGAAGAAGTCAATTTCAATGATTTTATTGTCGTAGATGTGCGCGAGTTGGACGAATATGAGGAATTGCATTTGCCTAACGCTACGCTCATTAGCGTCAATGACCAAGAAAAGCTCGCTGATTTTTTATCTAAGCACAAAGATCAAAAAGTGTTGCTCCATTGCAGGGCTGGTCGCAGGGCTTTAGATGCGGCTAAAAGCATGCACGAATTAGGCTATACGCCCTATTATTTAGAGGGCAATGTCTATGATTTTGAAAAATACGGCTTTAGAATGGTCTATGATGACACTTCTTTGAGTGGCAAAAAAAACTAA
- a CDS encoding FAD-binding and (Fe-S)-binding domain-containing protein, giving the protein MEENYHAFFTEASGFLNERIFKDYLRRLAYGIDASCYRYIPKIVAWVKNEEEIQKLCVLAKKHGVTLTFRAAGSSLSGQASCDGVLVVVAHFFKDAHILNNATSIQLSCGVIGSHANALLKPYHKKIGPDPATINTAMIGGIVANNASGMCCGVEQNSYKTLKSLRVILADGTLLDTANQESVESFKNARKDLIEGVLNLRKEILKDKELHALIKKKYEIKNTTGYSLNALIDFEDPIEIISHLFIGSEGTLGFISSVGLECVKDYAYKTCALLFYENLERCAKAAQILAALKAKQPEMISSAELMDYASLKSVKNLEGMPSVVLEIKEPNACLLIQSESDDPLILENNMQTILNALSAIPVVLDSQISSDPDIYQSWWKIRKGIFPIAASKRKSQSSVIIEDVCFSQEDFVEGAKAIEGLLKKHGFKDNGIIFGHALSGNLHFVVTPILENEAERKAFENLVSEMFLMVSESSGSIKAEHGTGRMVAPFVEMEWGEKAYKIHKQIKELFDPNGILNPDVIITNDKEIHTKNLKSIHPIEEHLDMCMECGFCERVCPSKDLSLTPRQRIVIHREIERLKERVSHGHHKDQVLLNELLKESEYLAHATCAVCHMCSMLCPLGIDTGKIALNYYQKNPKGEKIASKILNNMQTTTSVARFSLKSARLVQNLIGSHNLVSLTKGIKKFIKPFPKAFHYMPKNNAYPLENKTHKSEEKVIYFSTCINRSFAPSTKMADKRCIQEVFESLCQKAKVSVMYPNGLNALCCGKAFINYTDLTKQNNEKNHAIFLQLSDNGKIPIVLDHSACSTHFFKQMKAYKDLKVYDLSVYIEEVLSPKLKFNPINEDIGLYTMCALKLENKEELLFNLAKKCTLGEIVIHKETGCCGFAGNKGFFTPELNESALNGFQEFYQSYDLKRGFSTSSTCEIGLSEKTQFAWQHIAYLVDACTL; this is encoded by the coding sequence GTGGAAGAAAATTATCATGCTTTTTTTACCGAAGCGAGCGGGTTTTTAAACGAGCGGATCTTTAAGGATTATTTACGCCGTTTGGCTTATGGCATTGATGCGTCATGTTATCGTTATATCCCTAAAATAGTCGCTTGGGTGAAAAATGAAGAAGAAATTCAAAAGCTTTGCGTTTTAGCCAAAAAGCATGGCGTTACATTGACTTTTAGAGCGGCTGGAAGCTCCTTATCAGGGCAGGCGAGCTGTGATGGGGTGCTAGTGGTGGTGGCGCATTTTTTCAAAGACGCTCACATTTTAAATAACGCTACAAGCATTCAGCTCTCATGCGGAGTCATAGGAAGCCATGCGAACGCTTTATTAAAACCTTACCATAAAAAAATAGGCCCAGATCCCGCTACGATAAACACCGCTATGATAGGGGGGATTGTCGCTAATAACGCTAGCGGGATGTGTTGCGGGGTGGAGCAAAACAGCTACAAAACCCTAAAATCCTTAAGAGTGATTTTAGCTGATGGCACTCTTTTAGACACGGCCAATCAAGAGAGCGTTGAGAGTTTCAAAAACGCGCGCAAGGATTTGATTGAAGGGGTTTTAAACTTAAGAAAAGAAATCTTAAAAGATAAAGAATTGCATGCTCTCATTAAGAAAAAATACGAGATCAAAAACACCACCGGCTACAGCTTAAACGCTCTCATTGATTTTGAAGACCCTATTGAGATTATCAGCCATTTATTCATAGGCTCTGAGGGGACTTTAGGCTTTATTTCAAGCGTGGGATTAGAATGCGTGAAAGACTACGCTTATAAAACTTGCGCGTTATTGTTTTATGAAAATTTAGAGCGATGCGCCAAAGCCGCTCAAATTTTAGCCGCTTTAAAAGCCAAACAACCTGAAATGATTTCTTCAGCAGAGCTTATGGATTATGCGTCCTTAAAAAGCGTGAAAAATTTAGAGGGCATGCCTAGCGTGGTTTTAGAAATCAAAGAGCCTAACGCATGCTTACTCATTCAAAGCGAAAGCGATGATCCTTTGATTTTAGAAAACAACATGCAAACGATTTTAAACGCCTTGAGTGCGATACCGGTCGTTTTAGATTCTCAAATCAGTAGTGATCCTGATATTTATCAATCGTGGTGGAAGATCAGAAAAGGCATTTTCCCTATCGCAGCGTCAAAAAGAAAAAGCCAAAGCTCTGTGATCATTGAAGATGTGTGCTTCAGTCAAGAGGATTTTGTAGAGGGGGCAAAAGCGATTGAAGGGCTTTTAAAAAAACATGGTTTTAAGGATAATGGCATTATTTTTGGGCATGCCTTAAGCGGGAATTTGCACTTTGTCGTTACGCCGATTTTAGAAAATGAAGCTGAAAGAAAAGCGTTTGAAAATTTAGTTTCTGAGATGTTTTTAATGGTGAGCGAAAGCTCTGGCTCCATTAAAGCCGAACATGGCACAGGCAGGATGGTAGCCCCCTTTGTGGAAATGGAGTGGGGAGAAAAAGCCTATAAGATCCACAAACAAATCAAAGAATTGTTTGATCCTAACGGCATTTTAAACCCTGATGTGATCATCACAAACGATAAAGAAATCCACACTAAAAATTTAAAGAGCATTCACCCTATTGAAGAGCATTTGGACATGTGCATGGAATGCGGGTTTTGTGAAAGGGTTTGCCCTAGCAAAGATTTATCTTTAACGCCACGACAACGCATCGTTATCCACAGAGAGATAGAGCGCTTAAAAGAAAGGGTAAGTCATGGTCATCATAAAGATCAAGTTTTATTAAATGAGCTTTTAAAAGAGTCTGAATATTTAGCACACGCCACTTGCGCGGTGTGCCATATGTGCTCTATGCTATGCCCTTTAGGAATTGATACCGGAAAGATCGCCCTAAATTATTATCAAAAAAACCCTAAAGGCGAAAAGATCGCTTCAAAGATCCTTAATAACATGCAAACAACCACAAGCGTGGCTCGTTTTTCTTTAAAAAGCGCTCGCTTAGTTCAAAACCTCATAGGCTCTCACAACTTAGTGAGCCTGACCAAAGGGATTAAAAAATTCATCAAGCCCTTCCCTAAAGCCTTTCATTACATGCCCAAAAACAATGCTTATCCTTTAGAAAATAAAACGCATAAGAGCGAAGAAAAAGTCATTTATTTCAGCACTTGCATCAACCGCTCGTTCGCTCCATCAACCAAAATGGCGGATAAAAGATGCATTCAAGAAGTGTTTGAATCCTTATGCCAAAAAGCCAAAGTTTCGGTAATGTATCCTAATGGATTGAACGCGCTTTGTTGCGGGAAAGCCTTTATTAATTACACCGACTTAACCAAACAAAACAATGAGAAAAACCATGCGATTTTTTTACAATTAAGCGATAACGGCAAGATACCGATCGTTTTAGACCATAGCGCATGTTCGACGCATTTTTTCAAGCAAATGAAAGCTTATAAGGATTTGAAAGTCTATGATTTGAGCGTCTATATTGAAGAAGTTCTAAGCCCAAAATTAAAATTCAATCCCATTAACGAAGACATAGGGTTATACACGATGTGCGCTTTAAAGTTAGAGAATAAAGAAGAGTTGTTATTCAATTTGGCTAAAAAATGCACTTTGGGCGAGATTGTCATCCATAAAGAGACGGGTTGTTGCGGCTTTGCGGGGAATAAGGGCTTTTTCACCCCTGAACTAAACGAGAGCGCTTTAAACGGCTTTCAAGAATTTTATCAATCCTATGATCTTAAAAGAGGTTTTTCCACTTCTAGCACTTGTGAAATCGGTTTGAGTGAAAAAACCCAATTTGCTTGGCAGCATATCGCTTATTTAGTGGATGCTTGTACGCTTTAA
- a CDS encoding di-trans,poly-cis-decaprenylcistransferase, translating into MDNALKHLAIIMDGNGRWAKLKNKARAYGHKKGVKTLKDITIWCANHKLECLTLYAFSTENWKRPKSEVDFLMKMLKKYLKDERSTYLDNNIRFRAIGDLEGFSKELRDTILRLENDTRHFKDFTQVLALNYGSKNELSRAFKSLLENPPNHINNIESLENEISHRLDTHDLPEVDLLLRTGGEMRLSNFLLWQSSYAELFFTPILWPDFTPKDLENIISDFYKRVRKFGELKC; encoded by the coding sequence TTGGATAACGCTCTCAAACATCTTGCCATTATTATGGATGGTAATGGCAGGTGGGCTAAATTAAAGAATAAAGCTAGGGCTTATGGGCATAAAAAGGGTGTAAAAACCCTTAAAGACATTACGATCTGGTGCGCTAACCATAAGTTAGAATGCTTGACTTTATACGCTTTTTCTACGGAAAATTGGAAACGCCCCAAAAGTGAAGTGGATTTTTTAATGAAAATGCTTAAAAAATACCTTAAAGATGAGCGATCCACTTACTTGGATAATAACATACGCTTTAGGGCGATAGGGGATTTAGAGGGCTTTTCTAAAGAATTACGAGATACGATTTTACGGCTTGAAAACGATACCAGGCATTTTAAGGATTTTACGCAAGTTTTAGCCCTTAATTACGGATCTAAAAACGAACTTTCAAGGGCGTTTAAAAGCTTGCTAGAAAACCCACCTAACCATATCAATAATATAGAAAGCTTAGAAAATGAAATCTCTCATCGTTTAGACACGCATGATTTGCCGGAAGTGGATTTGTTGTTACGGACAGGAGGGGAAATGCGCTTGTCTAATTTTTTATTGTGGCAGTCCAGCTATGCGGAATTGTTTTTCACGCCGATTTTATGGCCTGATTTCACCCCTAAAGATTTAGAAAATATCATTAGCGATTTTTACAAAAGAGTGCGCAAATTCGGGGAATTAAAATGCTAG
- a CDS encoding ABC transporter ATP-binding protein, which produces MLVEIENLTKTYGSLKALDNISLKLPKQQFIGLLGPNGAGKTTLLKILAGLNLNYQGEVKILNQKIGIETKKSVAFLSDGDFLDPKLTPLKAIAFYKDFFSDFDSSKALDLLKRFSVPLKREFKALSKGMREKLQLILTLSRNASLYLFDEPVAGIDPIAREEIFELIAKEFSQNASLLVSTHLVVDVEKYLDSAIFLKEAKVVAFGGVGELKKGYSSLEVAYKERLK; this is translated from the coding sequence ATGCTAGTAGAAATAGAGAATTTGACTAAAACTTATGGGAGTTTAAAAGCGTTAGACAATATCAGTTTGAAACTACCCAAACAGCAATTTATAGGGCTTTTAGGCCCTAATGGGGCGGGTAAAACCACTCTGTTAAAAATTTTAGCCGGATTGAATTTGAACTATCAGGGGGAAGTGAAAATTTTAAATCAAAAGATCGGCATAGAGACTAAAAAAAGCGTGGCGTTTTTAAGCGATGGCGATTTTTTAGATCCTAAATTAACGCCTTTAAAAGCGATCGCTTTTTACAAGGATTTTTTCAGCGATTTTGATTCATCAAAAGCCCTAGATTTACTCAAACGCTTCAGCGTGCCTTTAAAAAGAGAGTTCAAAGCCCTTTCAAAAGGCATGAGGGAAAAATTGCAACTGATTTTAACCCTATCACGAAACGCTTCTTTGTATCTTTTTGATGAGCCGGTGGCTGGGATTGACCCTATTGCAAGAGAAGAGATTTTTGAGTTAATCGCTAAGGAGTTTAGTCAAAACGCAAGCTTATTAGTCTCTACGCATTTGGTGGTGGATGTGGAAAAGTATTTAGACAGCGCGATTTTTTTAAAAGAAGCCAAAGTAGTGGCTTTTGGGGGTGTGGGAGAATTGAAAAAAGGGTATAGCAGTTTGGAGGTAGCGTATAAAGAAAGGTTGAAATAA
- the purD gene encoding phosphoribosylamine--glycine ligase, whose protein sequence is MKDNNNYNVLIVGNKGREYALAQRLQQDERVNALYFCLGNGGTQDLGENLECEHYEHIVELALKKQIHLAIISEEELLVLGLTEMLEKAGILVFGASKEAAKLEASKSYMKAFVKECGIKSASYFETNDLKEALSYIQNASFPLVIKALNKNTSIVHQQEEALKILEDAFKQSNESVIIEPFLEGFELSVTALIANDDFILLPFCQNYKRLLEGDNGVNTGGMGAIAPANFFSNELEEKIKNHIFKPTLEKLQADNTPFKGVLLAEIVVIEEKGVLEPYLLDFSVRFKDIECQTILPLLESSLLDLCLATAKGELHSLELVFSKEFVMSVALVSRNYPTSSSPKQTLYIDPVDEKKGHLILGEVEQDNGVFESSGGRVIFAIGRGKSLLEARNHAYEIAQKVHFEGMFYRKDIGFKVLDLKEYS, encoded by the coding sequence ATGAAAGATAACAATAACTATAATGTTTTAATTGTGGGGAATAAGGGGCGAGAGTATGCTTTGGCTCAAAGGCTTCAGCAAGATGAGCGAGTGAATGCTTTGTATTTTTGTTTGGGTAATGGTGGCACTCAAGATTTAGGCGAAAATCTGGAATGCGAACATTACGAGCATATCGTGGAATTAGCCCTGAAAAAACAGATCCATTTAGCCATCATTTCAGAAGAAGAGCTTTTGGTTTTAGGGCTTACAGAGATGCTAGAAAAAGCGGGTATTTTGGTGTTTGGGGCTTCTAAAGAAGCGGCTAAGTTAGAGGCTTCTAAAAGCTATATGAAAGCTTTTGTTAAAGAATGCGGTATCAAAAGCGCGTCTTATTTTGAAACAAACGACTTAAAAGAAGCTTTGAGTTACATTCAAAACGCTTCCTTCCCCTTAGTGATTAAGGCGTTGAATAAAAACACAAGCATTGTCCATCAACAAGAAGAAGCGTTAAAAATCCTTGAAGACGCTTTCAAACAGAGCAATGAGTCTGTGATCATAGAGCCTTTTTTAGAGGGGTTTGAGCTTTCAGTTACAGCGCTCATAGCCAATGATGATTTTATCTTGTTGCCCTTTTGCCAAAACTACAAACGCTTATTAGAGGGGGATAATGGGGTCAATACGGGGGGTATGGGGGCCATCGCTCCTGCAAACTTTTTCTCTAATGAATTAGAAGAGAAAATAAAAAATCATATCTTTAAACCCACTTTAGAGAAACTTCAAGCTGATAACACGCCTTTTAAAGGGGTTTTACTCGCTGAAATTGTGGTCATAGAAGAAAAGGGCGTTTTAGAGCCGTATTTATTGGATTTTAGCGTGCGTTTTAAAGACATTGAATGCCAGACGATTTTACCCCTTTTAGAAAGCTCGCTTTTAGATTTGTGTTTGGCTACAGCCAAGGGGGAATTGCATTCTCTTGAATTGGTGTTTTCTAAAGAATTTGTGATGAGTGTGGCGCTTGTTTCTAGGAATTACCCCACTAGCTCTTCGCCCAAACAAACCCTTTATATTGATCCGGTTGATGAAAAAAAGGGTCATTTGATTTTAGGGGAGGTGGAGCAGGATAATGGCGTGTTTGAAAGCAGTGGGGGGAGGGTGATCTTTGCCATTGGCAGAGGAAAATCCTTATTAGAAGCCAGAAACCATGCTTATGAAATCGCTCAAAAGGTGCATTTTGAAGGCATGTTTTATCGCAAGGATATTGGTTTTAAGGTGTTAGATTTGAAAGAATATTCTTAA